A part of Streptomyces sp. NBC_01497 genomic DNA contains:
- a CDS encoding acyl-CoA dehydrogenase — protein MGHYKSNLRDIEFNLFEVLGREKLYGSGPFAEMDVETAKSILSEVTRLSEQELAASFADADRTPPVFDPGTGTAPLPETFKKSYAAFMDSEYWRLGLPEEIGGTTAPRSLIWAYAELVLGANPAVWMYSSGPAFAGVLFEEGTEEQKKIAALAVEKQWGSTMVLTEPDAGSDVGAGRTKAVQQEDGSWHIEGVKRFITSGEHDLSDNILHYVLARPEGAGPGTKGLSLFLVPKYHFDQESGELGERNGVRATNVEHKMGLKASNTCEMTFGGDVPATGWLVGDKHEGIRQMFRVIEFARMMVGTKAIATLSTGYLNALEYAKERVQGPDLAQFTNKAAPKVTITHHPDVRRSLMTQKAYAEGMRALVLYTAAVQDEITAKEAAEEDTSALHGLNDLLLPIVKGYGSERSYEQLAQSLQTFGGSGYLQEYPVEQYIRDAKIDTLYEGTTAIQGQDFFFRKIVRDQGVALNTLSEEIKQFLAVSTGGTDLAPAREALAKAAGDLEAIVSAMLTDLTATGEDVKSIYKVGLNTTRLLLASGDVIVGYLLLRGAAVAAEKLQTASAKDVPFYQGKIAAAKFFAANVLPGVGMERTLAENVDLSLMELDESAF, from the coding sequence ATGGGGCACTACAAGTCGAACCTCCGCGACATCGAGTTCAACCTCTTCGAGGTGCTCGGCCGGGAGAAGCTGTACGGCAGCGGTCCCTTCGCCGAGATGGACGTGGAGACCGCGAAGAGCATCCTCTCCGAGGTGACCCGCCTCTCCGAGCAGGAGCTCGCCGCGTCCTTCGCCGACGCGGACCGCACTCCGCCGGTCTTCGACCCCGGGACGGGCACCGCGCCGCTCCCCGAGACCTTCAAGAAGTCGTACGCGGCGTTCATGGACTCCGAGTACTGGCGGCTCGGCCTGCCCGAGGAGATCGGCGGCACCACCGCCCCGCGCTCCCTCATCTGGGCGTACGCGGAGCTGGTGCTCGGCGCGAACCCGGCTGTGTGGATGTACTCGTCGGGTCCCGCCTTCGCCGGCGTCCTCTTCGAGGAGGGCACCGAGGAGCAGAAGAAGATCGCGGCGCTCGCCGTCGAGAAGCAGTGGGGCTCGACGATGGTGCTGACCGAGCCCGACGCGGGCTCCGACGTCGGCGCGGGCCGTACGAAGGCGGTCCAGCAGGAGGACGGGTCCTGGCACATCGAGGGCGTGAAGCGGTTCATCACGTCCGGTGAGCACGACCTCTCCGACAACATCCTCCACTACGTGCTCGCCCGTCCCGAGGGTGCGGGCCCCGGCACCAAGGGCCTGTCCCTCTTCCTCGTGCCGAAGTACCACTTCGACCAGGAGAGCGGCGAGCTCGGCGAGCGCAACGGCGTCCGGGCGACCAACGTCGAGCACAAGATGGGCCTCAAGGCCTCCAACACCTGCGAGATGACCTTCGGCGGCGACGTGCCCGCCACGGGCTGGCTGGTCGGCGACAAGCACGAGGGCATCCGGCAGATGTTCCGCGTCATCGAGTTCGCCCGCATGATGGTCGGCACGAAGGCCATCGCCACCCTCTCCACCGGCTACCTCAACGCGCTGGAGTACGCGAAGGAGCGGGTGCAGGGCCCCGACCTCGCGCAGTTCACGAACAAGGCGGCCCCCAAGGTCACCATCACCCACCACCCCGACGTGCGCCGCTCGCTGATGACGCAGAAGGCGTACGCGGAGGGCATGCGCGCGCTCGTCCTCTACACGGCCGCCGTGCAGGACGAGATCACCGCCAAGGAGGCCGCGGAGGAGGACACGTCCGCACTGCACGGCCTCAACGACCTGCTGCTCCCGATCGTCAAGGGCTACGGGTCGGAGAGGTCCTACGAGCAGCTGGCGCAGTCGCTCCAGACGTTCGGCGGCTCCGGCTACCTCCAGGAGTACCCGGTCGAGCAGTACATCCGGGACGCGAAGATCGACACCCTCTACGAGGGCACCACCGCGATCCAGGGCCAGGACTTCTTCTTCCGGAAGATCGTCCGGGACCAGGGTGTCGCGCTGAACACGCTCTCCGAGGAGATCAAGCAGTTCCTCGCGGTGTCCACCGGTGGTACGGACCTGGCGCCCGCGCGTGAGGCGCTCGCCAAGGCCGCAGGCGACCTGGAGGCGATCGTCTCCGCGATGCTCACCGACCTCACCGCCACCGGCGAGGACGTGAAGAGCATCTACAAGGTCGGGCTGAACACCACGCGGCTGCTGCTGGCCTCCGGCGACGTGATCGTCGGCTACCTGCTGCTGCGCGGCGCCGCCGTGGCCGCCGAGAAGCTGCAGACGGCGTCCGCGAAGGACGTGCCGTTCTACCAGGGCAAGATCGCGGCGGCGAAGTTCTTCGCGGCGAACGTCCTGCCGGGCGTCGGCATGGAGCGGACGCTCGCGGAGAACGTGGACCTCTCGCTGATGGAGCTGGACGAGTCGGCGTTCTGA
- a CDS encoding M18 family aminopeptidase, producing MSTSADRPGPRFDRGHTDDLMAFLSASPSPYHAVANAAARLEKAGFRQVAETDAWDGSTGGRYVLRGGAIVAWYVPEGASRHTPFRIVGAHTDSPNLRIKPLPDSGAYGWRQVAVEVYGGTLLNTWLDRDLGLSGRITLRDGSTRLVTVDRPLLRVPQLAVHLDRSVNTDGLKLDRQRHMQPIWGLGDAQEGDLIRFVADEVDVDASDITGWDLMPHPVEPPAYLGRDRELVAGPRMDNLLSVHAATAALASAVTTTGADLPYIPVLAAFDHEENGSQSDTGADGPLLGTVLERSVLARGGTFEDRSRAFAGTFCLSSDTGHAVHPNYAERHDPTHQPRANGGPILKVNVNMRYATDGVGRGVFVDVCERAGVPWQTFVSNNAMPCGTTIGPITAARHGITTVDIGVAILSMHSARELCGADDPFHLANALTAFLEG from the coding sequence ATGAGCACTTCCGCCGACCGCCCGGGACCCCGGTTCGACCGGGGCCACACCGACGACCTCATGGCCTTCCTCAGCGCCTCGCCGTCCCCGTACCACGCGGTGGCGAACGCCGCGGCGCGGCTGGAGAAGGCCGGCTTCCGCCAGGTCGCCGAGACCGACGCGTGGGACGGCTCCACCGGTGGCAGATACGTGCTCCGCGGCGGCGCGATCGTGGCCTGGTACGTGCCGGAGGGGGCGTCCCGCCATACGCCGTTCCGGATCGTCGGCGCCCACACCGACTCCCCGAACCTGCGGATCAAGCCGCTCCCGGACTCCGGCGCGTACGGCTGGCGCCAGGTCGCCGTGGAGGTCTACGGCGGCACGCTGCTCAACACCTGGCTCGACCGCGACCTCGGCCTGTCCGGCCGGATCACGCTGCGCGACGGCAGCACCCGCCTCGTCACCGTCGACCGTCCGCTGCTGCGCGTCCCGCAACTCGCCGTGCACCTCGACCGGTCCGTCAACACGGACGGCCTCAAGCTGGACCGGCAGCGCCACATGCAGCCCATCTGGGGCCTCGGCGACGCGCAGGAGGGCGACCTGATCCGGTTCGTCGCGGACGAGGTCGACGTCGACGCGTCGGACATCACCGGCTGGGACCTGATGCCGCACCCCGTGGAGCCGCCCGCCTACCTGGGCCGCGACCGTGAACTGGTCGCCGGGCCCCGGATGGACAACCTGCTGTCCGTGCACGCGGCGACCGCGGCGCTCGCGTCCGCCGTGACGACCACCGGCGCGGACCTCCCGTACATCCCGGTGCTCGCGGCCTTCGACCACGAGGAGAACGGCTCGCAGTCGGACACCGGCGCGGACGGGCCGCTGCTCGGCACGGTCCTTGAGCGGTCGGTACTGGCCCGCGGCGGCACCTTCGAGGACCGCTCGCGCGCCTTCGCCGGCACGTTCTGCCTGTCCTCGGACACGGGCCACGCGGTGCACCCCAACTACGCGGAGCGGCACGACCCGACGCACCAGCCGCGCGCCAACGGCGGCCCCATCCTCAAGGTCAACGTGAACATGCGGTACGCGACGGACGGCGTGGGCCGCGGGGTCTTCGTGGACGTGTGCGAGCGCGCGGGCGTGCCGTGGCAGACCTTCGTCTCCAACAACGCGATGCCGTGCGGGACGACGATCGGCCCGATCACGGCAGCCCGGCACGGCATCACCACGGTGGACATCGGCGTGGCGATCCTGTCGATGCACAGCGCCCGTGAACTGTGCGGCGCGGACGACCCGTTCCACCTGGCCAACGCGCTGACCGCGTTCCTGGAGGGCTGA
- a CDS encoding DUF6458 family protein, with protein MGIGGCIALIAVGAILTFATDWHMKGVNLDLVGIILMAVGIIGIATFTSIARRRRGAIMEETVVERDHHHGPIL; from the coding sequence ATGGGCATCGGCGGATGCATCGCACTCATCGCGGTCGGCGCGATCCTCACGTTCGCGACCGACTGGCACATGAAGGGCGTGAACCTCGACCTGGTCGGGATCATCCTGATGGCTGTCGGCATCATCGGCATCGCGACCTTCACCAGCATCGCCCGCCGCAGGCGGGGAGCCATCATGGAGGAGACCGTGGTGGAGCGCGACCACCACCACGGCCCGATCCTCTGA